The following coding sequences lie in one Metopolophium dirhodum isolate CAU chromosome 5, ASM1992520v1, whole genome shotgun sequence genomic window:
- the LOC132944910 gene encoding uncharacterized protein LOC132944910 — protein MNTNTMSLFALVACCLVTMSVTAPSGLVPAPLVAAPVVAAPVQPVVTAYSSQYVARNYNGIAVAPAVVPSAAIVAYPAAAPAPVYAPAGLAYSGPLVQDYLF, from the exons ATGAACACCAACACTATG TCACTGTTTGCGCTGGTCGCCTGCTGTCTGGTCACCATGTCCGTCACCGCCCCATCCGGTTTGGTCCCTGCACCCCTAGTCGCAGCACCTGTCGTGGCCGCCCCCGTCCAACCTGTGGTCACCGCTTACAGTTCACAGTACGTGGCTAGAAATTACAACGGAATCGCCGTGGCACCCGCCGTCGTCCCATCCGCGGCCATCGTTGCCTACCCTGCCGCAGCTCCCGCACCCGTCTACGCACCCGCTGGACTCGCCTACTCAGGACCCCTGGTTCAAGACTATCTTTTCTAA